A section of the Citrobacter farmeri genome encodes:
- the bamB gene encoding outer membrane protein assembly factor BamB yields the protein MQLRKLLLPGLLSVTLLSGCSLFSGEEDVVKMSPLPVVENQFTPSTAWSTSVGNGIGDFYSNLHPAYADNVVYAADRAGVVKALNADDGKEVWSVNLGEKDGWFSRAPALLSGGVTVAGGHVYLGSEKAQVYALNTADGTVAWQTKVAGEALSRPVVSDGMVLIHTSNGQLQALNEADGAIKWTVNLDMPSLSLRGESAPATAFGAAIVGGDNGRVSAVLMQQGQMIWQQRISQATGSTEIDRLSDVDTTPVIVNGVVYALAYNGNLTALDLRSGQIMWKRELGSVNDFIVDGNRIYLVDQNDRVLALTTDGGVTLWTQSDLLHRLLTSPALYNGNLVVGDSEGYLHWLNVEDGRFVAQQKVDSSGFLTEPVSADGKLLIQAKDGTVYAITR from the coding sequence ATGCAATTGCGTAAATTACTTCTGCCAGGGCTGCTTTCCGTTACCCTGTTGAGCGGCTGTTCACTGTTTAGTGGCGAAGAAGACGTTGTTAAAATGTCCCCATTACCGGTGGTTGAAAATCAATTTACCCCGTCTACGGCCTGGAGCACTTCTGTAGGCAACGGTATCGGTGATTTCTATTCCAACCTCCACCCGGCATATGCCGATAACGTGGTCTACGCTGCCGATCGCGCTGGCGTGGTAAAAGCGTTGAATGCGGATGACGGTAAAGAAGTCTGGTCGGTAAACCTGGGCGAGAAAGATGGTTGGTTCTCACGCGCGCCGGCGCTGTTGTCTGGCGGCGTAACGGTTGCTGGCGGTCACGTTTATCTTGGCAGTGAAAAAGCACAGGTTTATGCGCTGAATACGGCCGATGGTACGGTTGCATGGCAAACCAAAGTGGCGGGTGAAGCGCTCTCTCGTCCGGTGGTCAGTGACGGCATGGTGTTGATTCACACCAGCAATGGTCAACTGCAGGCACTGAATGAAGCCGATGGCGCGATTAAGTGGACCGTGAACCTGGATATGCCATCTCTGTCGCTGCGCGGTGAATCTGCGCCGGCAACCGCCTTTGGTGCGGCCATTGTCGGTGGCGATAACGGTCGCGTAAGTGCCGTGTTGATGCAACAAGGCCAGATGATTTGGCAGCAGCGTATTTCTCAGGCCACCGGCTCAACCGAGATCGACCGTCTGAGCGATGTGGACACTACCCCGGTTATCGTCAATGGCGTCGTTTACGCCCTGGCTTATAATGGTAACCTGACCGCGCTGGATCTGCGCAGTGGTCAGATCATGTGGAAACGTGAACTGGGCTCGGTGAATGATTTTATTGTCGACGGCAACCGTATCTACCTGGTGGATCAGAATGACCGCGTACTGGCGCTGACCACCGATGGTGGCGTAACGCTGTGGACGCAGAGCGATCTGCTGCACCGTCTGTTGACTTCCCCGGCGTTGTACAATGGCAACCTGGTGGTGGGTGACAGCGAAGGTTATTTGCACTGGCTTAACGTCGAAGACGGTCGTTTTGTGGCTCAGCAGAAAGTTGACAGCTCCGGCTTCCTGACCGAACCGGTCTCTGCCGATGGCAAACTGCTGATCCAGGCCAAAGACGGTACCGTGTACGCCATTACACGCTGA
- the ispG gene encoding flavodoxin-dependent (E)-4-hydroxy-3-methylbut-2-enyl-diphosphate synthase, with the protein MHNQAPIQRRKSTRIYVGNVPIGDGAPVAVQSMTNTRTTDVEATVNQIKALERVGADIVRVSVPTMDAAEAFKLIKQQVSVPLVADIHFDYRIALKVAEYGVDCLRINPGNIGNEERIRMVVDCARDKNIPIRIGVNAGSLEKDLQEKYGEPTPQALLESAMRHVDHLDRLNFDQFKVSVKASDVFLAVESYRLLAKQIDQPLHLGITEAGGARSGAVKSAIGLGLLLSEGIGDTLRVSLAADPVEEIKVGFDILKSLRIRARGINFIACPTCSRQEFDVIGTVNALEQRLEDIITPMDVSIIGCVVNGPGEALVSTLGVTGGNKKSGLYEDGVRKDRLDNSDMIDQLEARIRAKATMLDEAQRINVQQVEK; encoded by the coding sequence ATGCATAACCAGGCTCCAATTCAACGTAGAAAATCAACGCGTATTTACGTTGGTAATGTGCCGATTGGCGATGGTGCTCCTGTCGCCGTACAGTCGATGACCAACACGCGGACCACGGATGTGGAAGCGACGGTTAATCAGATCAAAGCGCTGGAACGCGTTGGCGCTGACATTGTTCGTGTCTCCGTACCCACGATGGATGCCGCGGAAGCCTTCAAACTGATCAAGCAACAGGTTTCCGTTCCGCTGGTCGCCGACATTCACTTCGACTACCGTATTGCGCTCAAAGTGGCGGAGTACGGCGTTGATTGCCTGCGTATTAACCCTGGCAATATCGGTAACGAAGAGCGTATCCGCATGGTAGTGGATTGTGCCCGTGACAAAAATATCCCGATTCGCATCGGTGTTAACGCCGGATCGCTGGAAAAAGATCTACAGGAAAAGTACGGCGAACCGACGCCGCAGGCTTTGCTGGAATCGGCAATGCGCCATGTGGATCATCTCGATCGTCTGAACTTTGATCAGTTCAAGGTCAGTGTTAAAGCGTCTGATGTTTTCCTTGCGGTGGAATCCTATCGTCTGCTGGCAAAGCAAATCGATCAACCGCTGCATTTAGGGATCACCGAAGCCGGCGGCGCGCGTAGCGGTGCGGTGAAATCCGCGATCGGTCTTGGCCTGCTGTTGTCTGAAGGGATTGGCGATACTTTGCGAGTTTCACTGGCAGCCGATCCGGTGGAAGAGATCAAGGTTGGCTTTGATATCCTCAAGTCGCTGCGCATCCGTGCTCGTGGGATCAACTTCATCGCCTGTCCGACCTGTTCGCGCCAGGAGTTTGACGTGATCGGTACGGTTAACGCGCTGGAGCAGCGTCTGGAAGACATCATTACGCCAATGGATGTCTCCATCATCGGTTGCGTGGTTAATGGTCCGGGTGAAGCGCTGGTGTCCACGCTGGGTGTGACCGGCGGCAACAAGAAAAGTGGTCTCTATGAAGATGGCGTTCGCAAAGATCGTCTGGATAATAGCGATATGATTGACCAGCTTGAAGCCCGCATTCGTGCCAAAGCGACGATGCTCGACGAAGCACAGCGTATTAACGTGCAGCAGGTTGAAAAATAA
- the hisS gene encoding histidine--tRNA ligase → MAKNIQAIRGMNDYLPGETAIWQRIEGTLKNVLGSYGYSEIRLPIVEQTPLFKRAIGEVTDVVEKEMYTFEDRNGDSLTLRPEGTAGCVRAGIEHGLLYNQEQRLWYIGPMFRHERPQKGRYRQFHQLGAEVFGLQGPDIDAELIMLTARWWRELGIAGHVNLELNSIGSLDARANYRDALVAFLEQHIEKLDEDCKRRMYSNPLRVLDSKNPDVQALLNDAPQLGDYLDDDSREHFAGLCKLLEAAGIAYTVNQRLVRGLDYYNRTVFEWVTNSLGSQGTVCAGGRYDGLVEQLGGRATPGVGFAMGLERLVLLVQAVNPEFKADSVVDIYLVASGADTQSAAMTLAERVRDEIPGVKLMTNHGGGNFKKQFARADKWGARVALVLGESEVAAGTVVVKDLRSGEQTEVAQDSVAAHLRTLMA, encoded by the coding sequence GTGGCAAAAAACATTCAAGCCATTCGCGGCATGAACGATTATCTGCCTGGCGAAACCGCCATCTGGCAGCGCATTGAAGGCACACTCAAAAACGTGCTCGGCAGCTACGGTTACAGTGAAATCCGCTTGCCGATTGTAGAGCAGACCCCGTTATTCAAACGCGCGATCGGCGAAGTGACCGACGTGGTTGAAAAAGAGATGTACACCTTTGAGGACCGCAATGGCGATAGCCTGACGCTGCGTCCGGAAGGGACGGCGGGCTGTGTACGCGCCGGCATCGAGCATGGTCTTCTGTACAATCAGGAACAGCGTCTGTGGTACATCGGGCCGATGTTCCGCCACGAACGTCCGCAGAAAGGGCGCTACCGTCAGTTCCATCAGTTGGGCGCTGAAGTCTTTGGTCTGCAAGGACCGGACATTGATGCCGAACTGATCATGCTAACCGCGCGCTGGTGGCGTGAACTGGGTATCGCCGGGCATGTCAATCTGGAACTGAACTCCATTGGTTCCCTGGACGCGCGTGCAAACTATCGCGATGCGCTGGTGGCGTTCCTCGAACAACACATTGAGAAACTGGACGAAGATTGTAAACGTCGCATGTACTCCAATCCGCTGCGCGTACTGGATTCAAAAAATCCGGACGTACAGGCGCTGCTCAACGATGCTCCTCAGCTTGGCGACTACCTGGATGACGACTCCCGCGAGCACTTTGCGGGTCTGTGTAAACTGCTGGAAGCCGCAGGCATTGCCTACACCGTTAACCAGCGTCTGGTGCGCGGTCTCGACTACTACAACCGCACCGTATTTGAATGGGTCACCAACAGCCTGGGTTCACAAGGTACGGTCTGCGCGGGCGGCCGTTATGACGGGCTGGTAGAGCAACTCGGCGGTCGCGCGACCCCGGGGGTAGGCTTTGCAATGGGTCTGGAACGACTTGTTTTACTGGTTCAGGCAGTTAATCCGGAATTTAAAGCCGATTCTGTTGTCGATATATACCTGGTCGCTTCAGGCGCGGATACGCAGTCTGCGGCAATGACACTGGCTGAGCGCGTACGTGATGAAATCCCTGGCGTGAAGCTAATGACAAACCACGGTGGCGGCAACTTTAAGAAACAGTTTGCCCGAGCTGATAAATGGGGCGCCCGCGTTGCACTGGTGCTTGGCGAGTCCGAAGTGGCTGCTGGTACCGTTGTAGTGAAGGATTTGCGCTCCGGTGAGCAAACCGAGGTGGCACAGGACAGCGTTGCCGCTCATTTGCGCACGTTAATGGCTTAA
- a CDS encoding YfgM family protein has product MEIYENENDQVDAIKRFFAENGKALAVGVILGVGALVGWRYWNSHQTESARSASLAYQTVVSSLSAGKAEDLSAAEKFAADNKNTYGALASMELAQQFVDQNQLEKAAAQLQQGLAATSDENLKAVITLRLARVQVQLKQADTALKTLESVKGEGWAAIVADLRGEALLSKGDKQGARSAWEAGVKSNASPALSEMMQMKINNLSI; this is encoded by the coding sequence GTGGAAATTTACGAGAACGAAAACGACCAGGTCGATGCGATTAAACGCTTCTTTGCCGAAAACGGCAAAGCCCTGGCTGTTGGGGTTATTTTAGGTGTTGGGGCGCTGGTGGGCTGGCGCTACTGGAACAGTCATCAGACTGAGTCCGCGCGCTCTGCTTCTCTGGCATATCAAACCGTGGTGAGTTCGCTCAGTGCGGGTAAAGCGGAAGACTTGTCTGCAGCGGAGAAGTTTGCCGCAGACAATAAGAACACCTACGGCGCGTTAGCGTCGATGGAACTGGCGCAGCAGTTTGTCGATCAGAATCAACTTGAGAAAGCCGCAGCCCAGCTTCAGCAGGGACTGGCCGCCACGAGTGATGAGAATCTTAAGGCGGTGATCACACTGCGTCTTGCTCGCGTTCAGGTTCAACTCAAGCAAGCGGATACGGCGCTGAAAACCCTTGAAAGCGTTAAGGGTGAAGGATGGGCAGCGATTGTTGCCGATCTGCGCGGCGAAGCGCTGCTGAGCAAAGGTGATAAACAAGGTGCGCGTAGTGCATGGGAAGCGGGCGTGAAAAGTAACGCCTCCCCGGCACTGAGCGAAATGATGCAGATGAAAATCAATAATTTGTCCATCTGA
- the der gene encoding ribosome biogenesis GTPase Der, which translates to MVPVVALVGRPNVGKSTLFNRLTRTRDALVADFPGLTRDRKYGRAEIEGREFICIDTGGIDGTEDGVETRMAEQSLLAIEEADVVLFMVDARAGLMPADEAIAQHLRSREKPTFLVANKTDGLDPDQAIVDFYSLGLGEIHPIAASHGRGVLSLLEHVLLPWMDDVAPQEEVDEDAEYWAQFEADENGEEEPEDDFNPQDLPIKLAIVGRPNVGKSTLTNRILGEDRVVVYDMPGTTRDSIYIPMERDEREYVLIDTAGVRKRGKITDAVEKFSVIKTLQAIEDANVVMLVIDAREGISDQDLSLLGFILNSGRSLVIVVNKWDGLTQEVKEQVKETLDFRLGFIDFARVHFISALHGSGVGNLFESVREAYDSSTRRVSTAMLTRIMTMAVEDHQPPLVRGRRVKLKYAHAGGYNPPIVVIHGNQVKDLPDSYKRYLMNYFRKSLEVMGTPIRIQFKEGENPYANKRNTLTPTQMRKRKRLIKHIKKSK; encoded by the coding sequence ATGGTACCTGTGGTCGCGCTTGTCGGGCGCCCTAACGTCGGAAAATCCACGTTATTTAACCGTCTAACTCGCACCCGAGATGCGCTGGTAGCGGATTTCCCGGGTCTGACTCGTGACCGTAAGTACGGTCGTGCGGAGATTGAAGGTCGTGAGTTTATCTGCATCGATACCGGCGGTATTGATGGCACCGAAGATGGTGTAGAAACGCGTATGGCGGAACAATCGCTGCTGGCGATTGAAGAGGCGGATGTGGTGCTGTTTATGGTGGATGCGCGCGCCGGCCTGATGCCTGCCGATGAAGCTATTGCCCAGCATTTACGCTCCCGCGAAAAACCGACGTTCCTGGTTGCCAACAAAACGGACGGACTCGATCCGGATCAGGCCATCGTTGATTTCTACTCCCTGGGTTTGGGTGAAATTCACCCGATTGCCGCGTCGCATGGCCGTGGCGTGCTCAGCCTGCTGGAACACGTTCTGCTGCCGTGGATGGACGATGTCGCGCCGCAGGAAGAGGTCGATGAAGACGCCGAATACTGGGCGCAGTTCGAAGCCGATGAGAACGGTGAAGAAGAGCCGGAGGATGACTTCAATCCGCAGGATCTGCCGATCAAACTGGCGATTGTCGGTCGTCCGAACGTCGGTAAGTCCACACTGACTAACCGTATCCTGGGTGAAGACCGTGTGGTGGTTTACGACATGCCGGGCACGACCCGCGACAGCATTTATATTCCGATGGAGCGAGATGAGCGTGAGTATGTTCTCATCGATACCGCCGGGGTGCGTAAGCGTGGCAAGATCACCGATGCGGTGGAAAAATTCTCAGTTATCAAAACATTGCAGGCAATTGAAGATGCTAACGTGGTGATGCTGGTGATTGATGCTCGCGAAGGCATCTCTGACCAGGATCTGTCGCTGCTGGGCTTTATCCTCAATAGTGGGCGCTCACTTGTTATCGTGGTGAACAAGTGGGACGGACTGACTCAGGAAGTGAAAGAGCAGGTGAAAGAGACGCTGGACTTCCGTCTGGGCTTTATCGACTTCGCGCGCGTGCATTTTATCTCTGCGCTACACGGCAGCGGTGTCGGCAACCTGTTTGAATCCGTCCGCGAAGCCTATGACAGCTCAACCCGTCGCGTTAGCACGGCGATGCTGACCCGTATCATGACCATGGCGGTGGAAGATCACCAGCCGCCGCTGGTCCGTGGTCGCCGCGTGAAGCTGAAATACGCTCATGCGGGAGGCTATAACCCGCCGATTGTGGTGATTCACGGCAACCAGGTCAAAGATCTGCCGGATTCCTATAAGCGCTACCTGATGAACTACTTCCGTAAATCGCTGGAAGTGATGGGGACGCCGATTCGCATTCAGTTTAAAGAGGGCGAGAACCCGTATGCCAACAAGCGCAATACGTTGACCCCGACCCAGATGCGTAAGCGTAAGCGTCTGATTAAACACATTAAGAAGAGTAAGTAA